TGGACAATTCTTCACAAGTGTATTGCTTTGTGGAATGGTATCATGTAGTCTGCTCATGTAGTACACCATTCTGAGCCAAAAAGAGTAGGCTTTTTAAAGCGCGTAGACAAGTTTTCCGTGCAAGATAAACCAGGATACATGTTTAATCTTTCCTTATTTCATACAGTATGGAAGAGCATTTTGCATGGTTCCTTACCAGTTTGACAGCTGTCCTGTTTCTGCAGAGGGGAGACGACGGCCAAAACGTACTTGCGGTTAGGCGAGAACGTTAACGGCTGTCTGCGTTTAAATACACTTACGTAGCTCTTATCAGTTTCTGTATCTGCGAAAAATGGTTAAGAAACGGTCAGAAACCTTGAAGAAAAAGAAACTATTTTAACCCCCTAAAGCTCTCGACGTGGCCCTGCGGCTGCGCGCGCGCTAGATCCCCTCAGGAGGAGTTGCTATGGAGACAGCGTCGCGCGCAGGGAAACAGTGACTGAAACGACAGAGATTGAAAGACTTCACGGCTCAAGAACTTCAACATTACGGTAAATTATAAATACAGCGTCGAAAGACATAACTTACTTGACATACAATAATACTAAACGGACCAAGATGTAGAAAGTTCACATTTTAATCCTTGTATGATAATTAAGTGGGTCAGAAGAGCCCGAGACCATTTTAGCAGCTTGGAAGTGAACATTCGGCCAAGATTTTGTGCTAAAATACAGAAAGTCTGccaaatactattaaaatactacactgtaacaatatttcacacttTAACACTGTACATTTATACGGTTTAAGGTATTAACAGTCTACCTGAATAACTCTGTGCGGCTTCCGGTTGTTCATTGTTATGTTGAGCCATGTTAACTATCGTTTGTTATTGTCACTGGAAGAATGAGCAGCCTTCACTAAATACGTGTCCCCAATTAATGAGGCTAATGGTGTACAGCTGCCACAAACTTACTCTAACTCATGCAGAGGTGTAGTTCCAGATTGCTTGGGTTAAGATTATGAAAAGCAGTGGGAAATAGTTCATGCATTGATTTAGTAgattaaaatatacttttcatATGACTGTCTTTAaaagtaaatgtattatttgtagCTGATGAGTCAAGCGGAGGGGCGGAGCTCTGAGGAGGAAGAGGGGTCCAGTGAGAGAGCCACGCCCATTTCTGCAATAGCTCCAGAAGCTGATTCACATCATGAACAACCTGCTGTCATATCATCAAACCCAGCTCTGCAGTACCTGGAACAGGTAGAagttctttaaaataataatataattcatcTTGTTAAATTGGCAAAACTGGTAAAATACCATTACACTAATGTGATTAATGTTAGTGTGTGTATTTATCATACACCATGTGGTATCATAATTGTGTAAAAATGTGCTCAACCGAATTACTGCGTGTGAGAAAGTCCAAAACCAACTCTCAGCGTTTAGATgcagttttattagttttataaaaaaatatgaatgtacCTTTAAAAGCACAAATTGAGGTGTTTGATATAATTTCTCCAATATACAAACAGTTTCTGAAAAAGATGgctaatattgattaaaaaaaaataaacttgttaATTTcagactggtaaaaaaaaaaagttcatcaagGTCTGCCTAGTCACACAGCAGTACTTTTAAAAAATCATCCCGTGCTTTCAAAATTAATACTGTACATTCATCCTTAAATTTTACAGATATACTAGCTTTTTATCAACCTTATTTTAATCAACCGTAATTtttggtaaaaatatatatttaaaatgtaaaaagtccACAAGAAGATTATGCGCAGTATAtatcaaataattttaaaataagctATTTTAAAAAGCTGTTCATTGTGTCCCACCGAATACATCAACACGGAAAAAATGCACCCATCAGGAGTACATAAATAGGATGGTGTAGTAAACCAGTTTGACAGAAGATGGCAATAGCACatacacaaaaatatgaaccCATAACTCAAGATCTGGTATATTTAGTCTAAGATGATGGATAGCATTTTGATGTGCTTTGCAAAAAcacaattacacttttttttttatgcagttctGTTAAAGTTTGAGGATTTGTAATGAATCACAAGTTATATCTTTATAAGTTGTTCTTGAGGAAAAGTGTTTAACTGCCCCcaaaataattgttcatttaaactTCATTTGGCTTAGGGTGCATAATTCTTTGGCCTTATCATCATTTTGACACTTTTAAATGTTTGTCTGTAGTTTGTTGGATAGTACTCAGAAGTCAGGTTGTGCCACGTGCTCCAGAAGATCCCATCCCTCTTCCCTTTGTACTTTGATTTGTAGTATTTGCCATTGAGGTTTGCTGACATGCAGGCATCAAACCACCAGCCCGACCCGTAGTATGCTCCACAGTTCCCTGAGGGGTACATGTCGTTGTCCTTGTCCGGTGTACTGAAGAACTTCTGATCATGGTTGAAGTGTTTGCTGAACTGCAGAGCATTTCCAGCAGTCCCCGAGTACCCGCTCAAAGACAGTCGATAATTGAGGAACTCGTTGGATACGTAGAACTGTTCGTACTTGGCATACCCACGTGTGCCCTCATAATCTTCGAGCTCAATGCGCAGGATCATGTCCTTGGTTTTGGTGAGCAGGTGGATTTTATCATTGCCAAGCCAGAACTCGCCTTTAGGGTCACCAAAGCCCTTCTTGTAGTCAGCCCAGTTGCGGTTGAAGCTCACACTGCCGTTGATGCGACGCTGCAAGACTGTCCATCCACCACCGAATTCCTCCATGTCACAGTACACCGCAAAGCTGGCATTTCTGGGATCAGGTGTCACCTTGTACACCCCACTGTTTCTCTGCCCCAGTGTGCTGATGTCCGAGCAGTCTCTGGGAGTGATGAGGTCTGTGAAGAGAGAGACTTTTAAGCAAGCTGTATAATTTACACATGCATCAGACACTAAAAAAAtagtttcacccaaaaatacaaatctgTCACCATTTAGTCAAATCAATCATTTActcaatgttgtttcaaacctatatgagtttgtttcttgtgctgaacacaatacAACAGAAAAGTTTCTggttcccattcacttccatagtattttcccCATTCTATAGAAGTCAATGtataccagcaactgtttggttaccaacatatatcattttgtgtttagcaaaagaaagaaactcatacaggtttggaaccacatgagggtgagcaaatgtaAACAGAACtgtaatttctgggtgaactatcactttaaggtcATACAGATTTTAAACTGTTTGAATGTATGAAATGTTTTCATATGTTTGTCCTGTGATGCTTGATAAAATTGTGTAGATGACCGAAAAATATAATTTGGTTCAGTGGTGCTTATTGCATTTATTACCATGTGATTCTGAGACTAGAGTTCATCCCTGGAGCAGGTTTTAATTTTTGAAATGCAAGCATTGGTATAATTCATTTTCATTCCACATCTCATTTTGTAAATCCAAGTCAGAAGATTTCAGTGAGGTTTCGCAAAACTATTCCAGAAGCCTGGGTCCTGGCAGTTAACTTGCCTAATAATAAACTGAAGAAACTTGCGATAGCCCCTGTTTGAGGAGGCAGCTTGAAAGCATTCTATGAGGTATAAATGATATTCTAGTTTACCCTAGTTCTGTGTGTCCTAAATAGGTTCTTATACATGAcgctgaacactggagtaatgactgcagaaaattcagctttgccatcgcaggaataaatttcattttaatttatactaaaatacaaaacatattttaaattgtaatatcatctcataattttttttttaccgtatttttgatcaaataagaacagccttggtgagcattataGTAGAGGACTTTGTGCTCTTATACAAGTGTGTGCGTAttctgaaagtgtgtgtgtgtgtgcaatatttCCATATGGTAttcatgaaaatgtactcacattGAGCCTCTTTAAGtagaattatttaaattaatttaacttaCGCTGAAATGGAGGATCTGGTTGAATTTGTTTTTGACCTGGACAATTTGTGCAAGTGTTGCTGATTTTGTTGACAATCCCGGTAATGTTCTCAACTTTTCTGTCCACTATATCCTCCACATTTTGCTGATTGAGGAGGTTAAGCTCCTCCAGACGGCCCTGTAGGGAGTTAATCTGTGAACGTGCATTCTTCAGGCTGATAGACATACGATTCATCTTCACCTGCATGTGTTGTACAATGTCATTATCACTGTTGTTCCCATTCCGGTAGACTCTTGTGCTGCTATCCCCTCGACTCAGCTCTGCGCTGTTTGTCCGAGGGTCTCCACTGTCCTTCTGCAAGTTGAGGTCCACTTGCTGTGAGCTGCACTCCAGACAGGAGCTCTTCAACCAGTTTACTGTCTCCTTCAAGCTTTGCAGTTCCTTCATGGTCTTCTCCAGTAGACGGAATTGTTTGGGAAGCTGGATAGTCAGCGGTGGCAGTGTGATCTGGTACGGGCACTCTTCCTCATCTTCACATTGCCCAGCTGGCTTCAGTCTCACCTGGGAGCAGCTGGAACCTCCTGACACCCTGTCCTGAACCCCAGAGGGGCCACTACCAGAAGCTTCTACTTCCTGCCAGACGGCTATCAGCAGAGAACAGCACACGTACACCAGTTTCATGTTCTCAAACACAGTGATCCAAACTGAGACCGAGAACTGAAGAGAACTGCCTCATAGTAAACAGCTTAATATCagaggagagagagcgagagagaaagaaagtgtggGTGGGGCAGCTGTGCATTGCATAATTGCACAGTCGACATCAAAG
The DNA window shown above is from Carassius carassius chromosome 26, fCarCar2.1, whole genome shotgun sequence and carries:
- the fgl2a gene encoding fibrinogen-like 2a; this encodes MKLVYVCCSLLIAVWQEVEASGSGPSGVQDRVSGGSSCSQVRLKPAGQCEDEEECPYQITLPPLTIQLPKQFRLLEKTMKELQSLKETVNWLKSSCLECSSQQVDLNLQKDSGDPRTNSAELSRGDSSTRVYRNGNNSDNDIVQHMQVKMNRMSISLKNARSQINSLQGRLEELNLLNQQNVEDIVDRKVENITGIVNKISNTCTNCPGQKQIQPDPPFQHLITPRDCSDISTLGQRNSGVYKVTPDPRNASFAVYCDMEEFGGGWTVLQRRINGSVSFNRNWADYKKGFGDPKGEFWLGNDKIHLLTKTKDMILRIELEDYEGTRGYAKYEQFYVSNEFLNYRLSLSGYSGTAGNALQFSKHFNHDQKFFSTPDKDNDMYPSGNCGAYYGSGWWFDACMSANLNGKYYKSKYKGKRDGIFWSTWHNLTSEYYPTNYRQTFKSVKMMIRPKNYAP